A genomic region of Fodinisporobacter ferrooxydans contains the following coding sequences:
- a CDS encoding helix-turn-helix transcriptional regulator has product MECRLEQIKEERGFTVTWLSEKSGISRNAIHAYMNGAVPALDKAYAIAKVLNLTVYDIWPQM; this is encoded by the coding sequence GTGGAATGTCGATTGGAACAAATCAAAGAGGAACGAGGGTTCACGGTTACTTGGCTATCTGAAAAATCCGGTATAAGTAGAAATGCAATACATGCATATATGAATGGTGCGGTACCGGCTTTAGATAAAGCGTATGCCATTGCAAAAGTTCTTAATTTAACCGTTTATGATATTTGGCCGCAAATGTAG
- a CDS encoding type II toxin-antitoxin system HicB family antitoxin has product MTEKNLDYYLSLPYTITLIPAQEGGYVVKINELPGCLSQGETVEEALSMIEDAKRAWIEVALEVGNDIPEPVRGEEEYSGKFNVRVPKSLHRLLAEKAKEEKVSLNQYVNYQLSRSVGHLTNRNKGV; this is encoded by the coding sequence ATGACCGAAAAGAATCTTGATTATTACCTATCTCTTCCGTATACCATTACGCTGATCCCTGCACAAGAAGGTGGCTATGTGGTTAAGATCAACGAGCTGCCGGGTTGTCTTAGCCAAGGAGAAACTGTCGAAGAAGCGTTGTCCATGATTGAGGATGCCAAACGAGCTTGGATCGAGGTTGCTCTGGAGGTAGGAAACGATATACCTGAACCGGTTCGGGGTGAGGAAGAGTATTCGGGCAAATTTAACGTGCGTGTACCTAAGTCTCTTCACCGCCTGCTGGCCGAAAAAGCTAAAGAGGAAAAGGTCAGCCTGAACCAATATGTGAACTATCAATTGTCACGTAGCGTTGGTCATCTTACCAATAGAAACAAGGGTGTGTAA
- a CDS encoding MFS transporter — protein sequence MAKPLGLRNDETIRSIAGRSKAYFVLIVMVSVIPGFLEGFDGSLFQFAAPYVVQNIQAAPAMLGVLATGYAVGMALFSMIGGILFDKFSVKYTILISVTIFAVFTLVSGLARSLATLIIARLLVGIGIGMFQPAIIAFLGDIFPKTRSRSISVFGVIYGAGIFFAPYIISPFLPHIQVPFVISGILAVLSLVAFYLIVPKTYKKVEKHRIGMKGILNKNVCILSVAILLYGISLFGYLGFYSQYLLKVQSIHPIQAAAISSMYGLGALISTFPIGMLADKIGRKHVVRLASLLLLISGVGMFSVGRDLTALSIFTFVFGAGNGFVGLAAALGQDSVKEQLTGIVTGWLFFLFNIGAMLGGPVFAAFLPIGFVKSGIVTLGVSSLLSFILTLFAGSGVQTRTVSTPDPTRINN from the coding sequence ATGGCAAAGCCGCTTGGTCTCAGAAATGATGAGACAATACGTTCGATTGCAGGTAGAAGCAAAGCGTATTTTGTTCTGATTGTCATGGTTTCCGTTATCCCTGGTTTCCTAGAGGGATTTGATGGAAGTTTGTTTCAGTTTGCCGCTCCATATGTTGTACAGAATATTCAAGCAGCACCTGCGATGCTCGGTGTTTTAGCCACTGGATACGCGGTAGGAATGGCCTTGTTCAGTATGATAGGGGGTATTTTGTTTGATAAATTTTCGGTGAAATACACAATTCTTATTTCCGTGACAATTTTCGCTGTGTTTACTTTGGTGAGTGGGTTGGCACGCAGTTTAGCCACTTTAATCATCGCTCGGCTTCTGGTTGGAATTGGCATAGGAATGTTTCAACCTGCAATCATAGCCTTTTTAGGGGATATTTTTCCGAAGACGCGAAGCAGATCGATATCCGTATTTGGTGTCATTTATGGTGCAGGTATATTTTTTGCTCCCTATATTATTTCGCCATTCTTACCCCACATTCAGGTTCCGTTTGTGATTTCAGGGATTTTGGCAGTCCTCTCGCTTGTTGCTTTTTATTTGATTGTTCCCAAAACATATAAGAAAGTAGAGAAACACAGGATTGGAATGAAGGGAATTTTGAACAAAAATGTTTGTATTTTGTCAGTTGCCATCTTACTTTATGGAATTTCTTTATTTGGGTATTTAGGGTTTTATAGCCAATATCTTCTAAAAGTACAGTCTATCCATCCAATTCAGGCAGCTGCAATATCATCCATGTATGGATTGGGAGCGCTGATCAGTACGTTTCCAATAGGAATGCTGGCTGACAAGATCGGGAGAAAGCATGTGGTTCGCTTGGCATCCTTGTTGCTTCTTATCAGTGGAGTGGGAATGTTCAGTGTGGGTCGGGATCTGACAGCTCTTAGCATTTTTACATTCGTATTTGGGGCAGGGAATGGTTTTGTAGGCTTGGCAGCAGCACTTGGCCAGGATTCCGTCAAGGAACAACTTACCGGAATCGTTACTGGATGGCTTTTCTTTTTATTTAATATAGGCGCAATGCTGGGAGGCCCGGTGTTTGCGGCTTTCTTGCCAATAGGGTTTGTCAAATCGGGCATCGTAACTCTTGGCGTATCAAGTTTGTTGTCCTTCATTCTCACCTTGTTTGCGGGAAGCGGGGTACAGACTAGGACTGTGTCAACTCCCGATCCTACACGGATCAACAACTGA
- a CDS encoding PucR family transcriptional regulator — MEVEFMLTLYDVLKRPLFQQAQVIAGKNGLHRRIRWVHVLEISNFAPFALILGEEMILTSGIGFHSGEDNLIHYMQKLIELNVSCLCVEMGEYLQFIPDEMIDIANQNNFPLIVFPKMVRFVDITLDLHPLIINGQYKMLQSLLEVSREFSRLSLTSQGTTDVIKLLHKSTQNQIIFLPLDGTPYVAPKMEHIAQNKLLNFLKDHVQILLDKNTSSPYTLKKDDQIILLQPVGAMGQTWAFIAMVSDQEPHEYHSLIIESASLSISQELLRERYMEERKLHTENLWVDDLLNDRIEDDLQIKKFVGPNYQKWNEMSCRVCIIELERSSVGGLDFSKDSLDLAGSHLSLIVRSVFKQHAFLPFITTKGNRIVILVLDLMDKAKEKTLSKERLQYVLSYINNLSLKKKVSDFQLYFGVGQTYVGFKNAHRSHDEAVKALSIRSQYNKTFIFYDDLGFFQLLIDLNEKNMLESFVHHHLGPLIKEDKAKGSDLLRTMKVYLENGGLKKQTADALHIVRQSLYYRLEKIEELLGKEFMSPENRLTIQLALYSYAFLYPNSFDIGSID; from the coding sequence TTGGAAGTCGAATTTATGCTAACTTTATATGATGTACTCAAGCGCCCACTCTTTCAACAAGCGCAAGTTATAGCAGGAAAAAATGGGCTGCATCGTCGCATTCGTTGGGTTCACGTACTCGAAATATCAAATTTTGCTCCATTTGCATTAATTCTCGGTGAAGAAATGATTTTAACATCAGGGATTGGGTTTCATTCGGGAGAAGATAACTTAATCCACTACATGCAAAAACTAATAGAATTAAATGTCTCCTGTTTATGCGTAGAAATGGGAGAGTATCTACAATTTATTCCAGATGAAATGATTGATATTGCAAATCAGAACAATTTTCCATTAATTGTATTTCCGAAAATGGTTCGCTTTGTTGATATAACACTAGATCTGCATCCTTTAATCATCAATGGTCAGTATAAAATGCTACAAAGTCTTCTGGAGGTATCTCGTGAATTTAGCCGTTTATCACTAACATCTCAAGGTACCACGGATGTTATTAAATTGCTTCATAAAAGCACGCAAAACCAAATCATTTTTCTTCCGCTTGATGGAACCCCTTATGTTGCACCGAAAATGGAACATATTGCTCAAAACAAATTATTAAACTTTCTCAAAGATCATGTACAGATTTTACTAGATAAAAATACAAGTTCTCCTTATACCTTAAAAAAAGATGATCAAATCATTCTGCTGCAACCGGTAGGGGCGATGGGACAAACATGGGCATTTATTGCGATGGTAAGTGACCAAGAACCTCATGAATATCACTCTTTAATAATTGAATCAGCCTCACTTTCTATTTCACAAGAGTTATTAAGAGAACGTTACATGGAGGAACGAAAACTTCATACAGAAAATCTATGGGTAGATGATTTATTGAATGATCGAATTGAAGATGATTTGCAAATAAAGAAATTTGTTGGCCCGAATTACCAAAAATGGAATGAGATGAGCTGCCGTGTTTGTATAATTGAATTGGAAAGATCATCCGTTGGCGGTCTTGATTTTTCGAAGGATTCCTTAGATTTAGCAGGCTCACATCTTTCGCTAATCGTTCGTTCAGTTTTTAAACAACATGCTTTCTTGCCTTTTATTACGACAAAAGGAAATCGAATTGTTATATTGGTCCTGGATTTAATGGATAAAGCTAAAGAAAAAACACTAAGTAAAGAAAGGCTTCAATACGTACTGAGTTATATAAATAATTTGAGTTTGAAAAAAAAAGTGAGTGATTTTCAATTATATTTCGGGGTTGGACAAACATATGTTGGATTTAAAAATGCGCATCGAAGTCATGATGAAGCTGTAAAAGCATTATCGATTCGTTCCCAGTACAATAAAACATTTATTTTTTATGATGATCTTGGTTTTTTTCAACTACTTATTGATCTCAATGAAAAAAATATGCTTGAAAGCTTTGTTCATCATCATTTGGGACCATTGATTAAAGAAGATAAGGCGAAAGGTAGCGATCTGCTTCGCACAATGAAAGTTTACTTAGAAAACGGTGGTTTAAAAAAACAAACCGCTGATGCCCTTCACATAGTTCGACAATCACTTTATTATAGATTGGAAAAAATCGAAGAACTCCTTGGAAAAGAATTTATGTCTCCGGAAAATCGGTTAACAATTCAATTAGCTTTATATTCATACGCATTCTTATATCCAAATAGTTTTGATATTGGATCAATAGATTAG
- a CDS encoding type II toxin-antitoxin system HicA family toxin encodes MSQFEKLLQKIKNNPKQVSFEELEKILRRLGFEVRQPRGGSSHYVFLKGPKQISIPKHGKHVKVIYVEQVIETLKEEGVM; translated from the coding sequence ATGAGTCAGTTTGAAAAACTATTACAGAAAATCAAGAATAATCCGAAACAAGTTAGCTTTGAGGAACTCGAAAAGATTCTGCGTCGTTTAGGATTCGAAGTTCGTCAACCTCGCGGCGGTTCTAGTCATTATGTATTTCTAAAAGGACCAAAACAAATATCCATCCCAAAACACGGAAAGCATGTCAAAGTTATATATGTAGAACAAGTAATTGAGACATTGAAAGAAGAAGGAGTGATGTAA
- a CDS encoding sigma-54 interaction domain-containing protein produces MALGNFEDLSAYDNILVTDGHGVIVFYDMADLNVLKELGTRPEEFIGQHVTSFYRDLTNENSTVMNVLKNGVAICNVRQELITKKGNTFVSKNSTYPIKKEDTIIGAIEFSKHYFRKDNIRSLDKFAGHKIYRKNNTIYTIDNIITVNSRMKAIKNKIEKIARTNSTVLIYGRTGTGKEVVAQAIHNLSDRYEKPFISLNCGAVPVSLLESILFGTAKGSFTGSEEMPGLFEQAEGGTLFLDEVNSLDINLQVKLLKAIEEKTVRRIGGKKNINVDIRVISATNEDPDILLAEKRLREDLFFRLGVVEIDLPNLTERKEDIEVLVEYFINFYNNNMNIFIDSVQQEVLECFKGYDWPGNIRELRNAIETAYNNACSNQISLYDIPRRIRISGKNSMSDSAEINGSADIKVKSLRDTVEEFEREIIISELKTTNWKIGETARRLGVSKQLLKYKMDKYKLR; encoded by the coding sequence ATGGCGCTGGGGAATTTTGAGGACTTGTCCGCCTATGACAATATCTTGGTAACAGATGGACATGGAGTCATCGTTTTTTATGATATGGCTGATTTAAATGTTCTTAAAGAACTTGGCACAAGGCCTGAAGAGTTTATAGGACAACATGTAACCTCATTTTATAGAGACCTTACGAATGAGAATAGTACAGTGATGAACGTATTAAAAAATGGGGTAGCAATTTGCAATGTTAGACAGGAACTGATAACCAAAAAAGGGAACACCTTTGTAAGCAAAAATTCCACGTACCCGATCAAAAAAGAGGATACAATAATTGGGGCGATAGAATTTTCAAAACACTACTTTAGGAAAGACAATATTCGATCATTGGATAAATTTGCAGGCCATAAAATTTACAGAAAAAACAATACAATCTATACGATTGATAACATAATAACCGTCAATTCAAGGATGAAAGCCATTAAAAATAAAATTGAAAAAATAGCAAGGACAAACTCTACAGTATTAATATATGGCAGAACAGGTACGGGAAAAGAAGTTGTCGCACAGGCCATACATAATTTAAGTGATAGGTATGAAAAACCGTTTATTTCTCTGAACTGTGGCGCTGTACCTGTAAGCTTATTGGAAAGTATCTTGTTTGGAACGGCGAAAGGGAGCTTTACAGGATCGGAAGAAATGCCTGGCCTATTTGAACAAGCGGAAGGTGGCACATTGTTCTTAGATGAAGTAAACTCTTTAGATATCAATCTTCAAGTAAAGCTTCTGAAAGCGATTGAAGAAAAGACAGTTAGGCGAATAGGCGGCAAGAAAAATATCAATGTAGATATAAGGGTGATATCGGCAACCAACGAAGATCCGGACATTCTACTTGCTGAGAAAAGATTAAGAGAGGATTTATTTTTTAGGTTGGGAGTTGTAGAGATCGACTTGCCAAACTTGACGGAGAGAAAAGAAGATATTGAAGTACTAGTGGAATATTTTATAAATTTTTACAACAATAATATGAACATATTTATTGATAGCGTTCAACAGGAGGTTTTAGAGTGTTTTAAAGGATATGACTGGCCGGGGAATATAAGAGAGCTCAGGAATGCTATTGAAACAGCTTATAATAATGCTTGTTCAAATCAAATCTCATTGTATGATATACCTCGAAGGATCCGTATTTCTGGTAAAAATTCAATGAGTGACAGCGCAGAAATAAATGGAAGTGCAGACATAAAAGTAAAATCTTTAAGAGATACTGTTGAAGAATTTGAGAGAGAGATCATTATCAGTGAATTAAAAACGACAAACTGGAAAATAGGAGAGACTGCCAGACGGTTGGGTGTTTCCAAACAATTATTAAAATATAAAATGGACAAGTACAAGTTAAGATAA
- a CDS encoding aspartate aminotransferase family protein encodes MITAQNKTEDLIAKDRKYLWHHLVPYNEAVPPTVVVEAEGSWVTDSNGKKYLDGMSGLWCVNVGYGREELAQAAYDQLKTMPYFPLAQSHLPAIQLAEKLNEWLEGEYVIFFSNSGSDANETAFKIARQYHQQNGEPSRYKFVSRYRAYHGNSMGALAATGQAVRKYKYEPLAPGFVHVRPPDSYRRPAGQSIEEFNLQCAQSIEDTIIWEGKETVAGVIMEPAITGGGIIVPHPIYMEKVQEVCNKHGVLLIIDEVICGFGRTGKKFGHMHFNMKPDIITMAKGLTSGYLPLSATAVRKDIYETFKTSEEYGYFRHVNTFGGTPAACALALKNLEIMERENLVERAHILGERLRAEMVELLDHPSVGDIRSFGFLLGIELVEDKVTKDPAAAKVGKVIAECKANGLIVGRNGDTVAGYNNVIALSPPLSATDEDVDFIIGTLKNAIRNLQ; translated from the coding sequence ATGATTACGGCTCAAAATAAAACGGAAGATCTAATTGCTAAAGATCGAAAATATTTATGGCATCATCTTGTACCTTATAACGAAGCGGTTCCTCCCACGGTGGTTGTTGAGGCTGAAGGATCATGGGTTACAGATAGTAATGGAAAGAAATATCTTGATGGGATGTCCGGTTTATGGTGTGTCAACGTAGGATATGGAAGAGAAGAATTGGCACAAGCTGCCTATGATCAATTAAAGACTATGCCGTATTTCCCATTGGCTCAAAGCCATCTGCCAGCGATTCAATTAGCCGAAAAATTAAATGAGTGGCTAGAGGGTGAATACGTCATCTTTTTCTCGAACAGCGGTTCTGATGCCAATGAAACCGCCTTTAAAATAGCAAGGCAGTATCACCAACAAAATGGAGAACCCAGCCGGTATAAATTCGTGTCACGCTATCGTGCATATCATGGAAATTCAATGGGTGCTTTAGCGGCGACTGGCCAAGCCGTGCGAAAATATAAATATGAACCGTTGGCACCTGGCTTTGTTCATGTTCGTCCACCTGATAGTTATCGTCGTCCCGCCGGCCAAAGTATAGAAGAGTTTAATTTGCAATGTGCCCAATCTATTGAAGATACCATCATTTGGGAAGGGAAAGAAACGGTTGCTGGTGTGATTATGGAACCTGCCATTACAGGTGGCGGTATCATAGTCCCACATCCGATATATATGGAAAAAGTGCAGGAGGTCTGCAACAAACACGGGGTTCTGCTCATTATTGACGAGGTGATTTGCGGTTTTGGCCGTACCGGGAAAAAATTCGGTCATATGCACTTCAATATGAAACCGGATATCATCACGATGGCCAAAGGCTTGACTAGTGGATATCTCCCACTTTCCGCCACTGCAGTGCGCAAGGATATCTATGAAACATTCAAGACCTCCGAAGAATATGGTTATTTCCGCCACGTGAATACATTTGGTGGAACGCCCGCAGCTTGTGCACTCGCACTTAAAAATCTGGAAATCATGGAGCGGGAAAACCTGGTTGAACGTGCACACATCTTGGGAGAACGTCTCAGAGCAGAGATGGTGGAACTGTTAGATCATCCGTCTGTAGGCGATATTCGCAGTTTTGGGTTTTTGCTTGGAATTGAGCTTGTTGAAGACAAGGTGACCAAAGATCCTGCGGCGGCAAAAGTAGGAAAAGTGATAGCAGAATGCAAAGCAAACGGATTGATTGTTGGCCGAAATGGTGATACGGTGGCTGGCTATAATAACGTCATTGCTCTATCTCCACCGCTATCCGCTACCGATGAAGATGTGGATTTCATTATCGGTACGTTGAAGAACGCCATTCGAAATTTACAGTAA